The following are encoded in a window of Hippoglossus stenolepis isolate QCI-W04-F060 chromosome 10, HSTE1.2, whole genome shotgun sequence genomic DNA:
- the LOC118116799 gene encoding RAS guanyl-releasing protein 1 isoform X3, producing the protein MLPSRRTQMDSLVQPLVAQYLAMGCQSKENHQNESASPDEKGKDDARATPRCSSRARVSPPGRPHRFHRPSPAQTAPTKSMMSLGHLTKGASWEGIIQACLQSFDSNGCVCGSGHLLNITLTMHRLLISSSDLLDKLITLFKTAMDNEQATECQRICYLIRHWIQEFWMMFRLHHSLSDSMNQFRELIREQGQEHLCSLLETKWINERDWSWKASQKIKANSSKKRKVSLLFDHLEPIELAEHLTFLEFKSFCRISFVDYQNYIRSCCMKDIPAMERSIALCNGISQWVQLMVLSRPTAQLRAEVFTKFIHVAKSLHLMHNYNTLMAVVGGLCHSSISRLKDTTSHVPSEVTKVLNEMTDLLSSCRNYDNYRQAYSRCTGFKIPILGVHLKDLISVNEAMSDYVEDNKVNVQKLQAIYSHINELIQLQQIPPRLDANKDLVHLLTLSLDLYYTEDEIYELSYTREPKNCKAPPATPSRPPVVVEWASGVAPKPDRRTISKHVQRMVDSVFKNYDHDENGFISQEEFEKIAASFPFSFCVMDKEKEGLISREEITAYFMRASVLCSKLGLGFVHKFQETTYMKPTFCDNCSGFLWGVIKQGYRCKDCGMNCHKLCKDQVAFECKKNAKVSNATDSPTPSSTPVTAGTYEGSEDCPFPYPPDDSKDWSPDSPVTSTLRPRKVHSGTQTEPIFAASPSASRSQPALLVPAAPPLTSCPSPVPQRKHCAKWENRASVMQKPKESEEESKPTYESLDSDNQRLQKANETLRRKLKETEREVEILKTLLKRHALHPVEEDSSS; encoded by the exons ATGCTCCCATCGAGGAGGACACAGATGGACAGCCTCGTTCAGCCGCTCGTCGCCCAGTACCTCGCCATGGGATGTCAGTCGAAAGAGAACCACCAAAACGAAAGTGCGAGTCCGGACGAGAAGGGGAAGGACGATGC TAGAGCGACTCCAAGATGCAGCTCCAGGGCTAGAGTTTCTCCACCTGGACGTCCTCACAGGTTCCACAGACCCAGCCCGGCCCAGACGGCCCCGACCAAATCCATGATGTCCCTGGGTCACCTCACCAAGGGGGCGAGCTGGGAGGGCATCATCCAGGCCTGCCTGCAGTCCTTTG ATTCAAACGGTTGCGTATGCGGGAGCGGCCACTTGCTGAACATCACCCTCACCATGCACcgtctcctcatctcctccagcgATCTGCTGGACAAACTCATtactct ATTCAAAACAGCGATGGACAATGAGCAGGCAACAGAGTGTCAGAGGATATGTTACCTCATCAG ACACTGGATCCAGGAGTTCTGGATGATGTTCCGCTTGCACCACAGCTTGTCAGACAGCATGAACCAGTTCCGGGAGCTGATCAGGGAGCAGGGACAGGAgcatctctgctctctcctaGAGACCAAATGGAT AAATGAACGAGATTGGTCGTGGAAGGCCAGCCAGAAGATTAAAGCCAACAGCAGTAAAAAGAGGAAGGTTTCTCTTCTTTTCGATCACCTGGAGCCCATCGAGTTGGCCGAGCACCTCACCTTCTTGGAGTTTAAGTCTTTTTGCAGGATTTCA tttgtaGACTATCAGAATTACATTCGCAGCTGCTGCATGAAGGACATCCCCGCGATGGAGCGTTCCATTGCACTGTGTAATGGTATCTCCCAGTGGGTTCAGCTGATGGTGCTGAGCCGACCGACCGCTCAGCTGAGAGCTGAGGTTTTCACCAAGTTTATCCACGTTGCAAAG AGTCTACATCTTATGCACAACTACAACACATTAATGGCAGTGGTGGGGGGCCTTTGTCACAGCTCCATCTCCAGACTGAAAGACACAACCTCACATGTACCTAGTGAGGTCACTAAG GTGCTGAATGAGATGACTGACCTGCTGTCCTCATGCAGAAACTATGACAACTATAGACAAGCTTACAGCAGGTGTACAGGTTTTAAAATCCCAATCTTGGGCGTCCACCTCAAAGACCTTATTTCCGTCAATGAGGCCATGTCGGACTACGTAGAGGACAACAAGGTCAACGTCCAGAAGCTCCAGGCCATCTACAGCCACATCAACGAGCTGATCCAGCTCCAGCAGATCCCACCCAGGCTGGACGCCAACAAGGACCTTGTCCATCTGTTGACG CTGTCCTTGGACCTTTATTACACAGAGGATGAGATCTATGAATTGTCTTACACCAGGGAACCCAAGAACTGTAAAGCACCG CCAGCCACCCCCTCAAGACCTCCTGTGGTTGTGGAGTGGGCATCAGGAGTGGCTCCCAAACCGGACCGCCGAACCATCAGCAAACATGTGCAGAGAATGGTGGAC TCTGTGTTTAAGAACTACGATCACGACGAGAACGGTTTCATTTCTCAAGAGGAATTTGAGAAAATTGCTGCTAGCTTTCCATTTTCCTTCTGTGTCATGGACAAAGAGAA GGAAGGCCTCATCAGCAGAGAGGAGATCACAGCCTACTTCATGCGGGCCAGTGTCCTCTGCTCCAAACTGGGACTTGGGTTTGTCCACAAATTCCAGGAGACCACTTACATGAAGCCCACCTTCTGCGACAACTGCTCAGGATTT TTGTGGGGTGTCATCAAGCAAGGCTACAGATGCAAAG ACTGCGGAATGAACTGCCACAAGCTGTGCAAGGACCAGGTGGCATTTGAGTGCAAGAAGAACGCCAAAGTGTCCAATGCCACAGACAGTCCTACACCGAGCTCAACGCCCGTCACCGCAGGCACCTATGAGG GTTCAGAAGACTGTCCCTTCCCCTATCCACCTGATGACAGCAAAGACTGGAGCCCGGACTCCCCAGTCACCTCCACTCTGAGGCCCCGGAAGGTCCACAGTGGCACCCAGACAGAGCCGATTTTCGCTGCATCCCCCTCAGCCAGTCGCTCTCAGCCTGCACTGTTAGTCCCAGCAGCGCCCCCCCTCACCTCGTGTCCCAGCCCGGTACCCCAGAGGAAACACTGTGCCAAGTGGGAAAACAGAGCTTCTGTCATGCAAAAGCCTAAAgaatcagaggaggagagcaaacCTACATATGAATCTCTAGATTCA GACAACCAGAGGCTGCAGAAAGCCAACGAGACACTACGGAGGAAGCTGAAGGAGACCGAGCGGGAGGTGGAGATCTTAAAGACGCTGCTGAAGAGACACGCTCTCCACCCTGTGGAGGAAGACTCCTCATCCTAG
- the LOC118116799 gene encoding RAS guanyl-releasing protein 1 isoform X1, with translation MLPSRRTQMDSLVQPLVAQYLAMGCQSKENHQNESASPDEKGKDDARATPRCSSRARVSPPGRPHRFHRPSPAQTAPTKSMMSLGHLTKGASWEGIIQACLQSFDSNGCVCGSGHLLNITLTMHRLLISSSDLLDKLITLFKTAMDNEQATECQRICYLIRHWIQEFWMMFRLHHSLSDSMNQFRELIREQGQEHLCSLLETKWINERDWSWKASQKIKANSSKKRKVSLLFDHLEPIELAEHLTFLEFKSFCRISFVDYQNYIRSCCMKDIPAMERSIALCNGISQWVQLMVLSRPTAQLRAEVFTKFIHVAKSLHLMHNYNTLMAVVGGLCHSSISRLKDTTSHVPSEVTKVLNEMTDLLSSCRNYDNYRQAYSRCTGFKIPILGVHLKDLISVNEAMSDYVEDNKVNVQKLQAIYSHINELIQLQQIPPRLDANKDLVHLLTLSLDLYYTEDEIYELSYTREPKNCKAPPATPSRPPVVVEWASGVAPKPDRRTISKHVQRMVDSVFKNYDHDENGFISQEEFEKIAASFPFSFCVMDKEKEGLISREEITAYFMRASVLCSKLGLGFVHKFQETTYMKPTFCDNCSGFLWGVIKQGYRCKDCGMNCHKLCKDQVAFECKKNAKVSNATDSPTPSSTPVTAGTYEGSEDCPFPYPPDDSKDWSPDSPVTSTLRPRKVHSGTQTEPIFAASPSASRSQPALLVPAAPPLTSCPSPVPQRKHCAKWENRASVMQKPKESEEESKPTYESLDSVRIKTKVSIFLYTVLEGTSAVSIQIFCVFPRTTRGCRKPTRHYGGS, from the exons ATGCTCCCATCGAGGAGGACACAGATGGACAGCCTCGTTCAGCCGCTCGTCGCCCAGTACCTCGCCATGGGATGTCAGTCGAAAGAGAACCACCAAAACGAAAGTGCGAGTCCGGACGAGAAGGGGAAGGACGATGC TAGAGCGACTCCAAGATGCAGCTCCAGGGCTAGAGTTTCTCCACCTGGACGTCCTCACAGGTTCCACAGACCCAGCCCGGCCCAGACGGCCCCGACCAAATCCATGATGTCCCTGGGTCACCTCACCAAGGGGGCGAGCTGGGAGGGCATCATCCAGGCCTGCCTGCAGTCCTTTG ATTCAAACGGTTGCGTATGCGGGAGCGGCCACTTGCTGAACATCACCCTCACCATGCACcgtctcctcatctcctccagcgATCTGCTGGACAAACTCATtactct ATTCAAAACAGCGATGGACAATGAGCAGGCAACAGAGTGTCAGAGGATATGTTACCTCATCAG ACACTGGATCCAGGAGTTCTGGATGATGTTCCGCTTGCACCACAGCTTGTCAGACAGCATGAACCAGTTCCGGGAGCTGATCAGGGAGCAGGGACAGGAgcatctctgctctctcctaGAGACCAAATGGAT AAATGAACGAGATTGGTCGTGGAAGGCCAGCCAGAAGATTAAAGCCAACAGCAGTAAAAAGAGGAAGGTTTCTCTTCTTTTCGATCACCTGGAGCCCATCGAGTTGGCCGAGCACCTCACCTTCTTGGAGTTTAAGTCTTTTTGCAGGATTTCA tttgtaGACTATCAGAATTACATTCGCAGCTGCTGCATGAAGGACATCCCCGCGATGGAGCGTTCCATTGCACTGTGTAATGGTATCTCCCAGTGGGTTCAGCTGATGGTGCTGAGCCGACCGACCGCTCAGCTGAGAGCTGAGGTTTTCACCAAGTTTATCCACGTTGCAAAG AGTCTACATCTTATGCACAACTACAACACATTAATGGCAGTGGTGGGGGGCCTTTGTCACAGCTCCATCTCCAGACTGAAAGACACAACCTCACATGTACCTAGTGAGGTCACTAAG GTGCTGAATGAGATGACTGACCTGCTGTCCTCATGCAGAAACTATGACAACTATAGACAAGCTTACAGCAGGTGTACAGGTTTTAAAATCCCAATCTTGGGCGTCCACCTCAAAGACCTTATTTCCGTCAATGAGGCCATGTCGGACTACGTAGAGGACAACAAGGTCAACGTCCAGAAGCTCCAGGCCATCTACAGCCACATCAACGAGCTGATCCAGCTCCAGCAGATCCCACCCAGGCTGGACGCCAACAAGGACCTTGTCCATCTGTTGACG CTGTCCTTGGACCTTTATTACACAGAGGATGAGATCTATGAATTGTCTTACACCAGGGAACCCAAGAACTGTAAAGCACCG CCAGCCACCCCCTCAAGACCTCCTGTGGTTGTGGAGTGGGCATCAGGAGTGGCTCCCAAACCGGACCGCCGAACCATCAGCAAACATGTGCAGAGAATGGTGGAC TCTGTGTTTAAGAACTACGATCACGACGAGAACGGTTTCATTTCTCAAGAGGAATTTGAGAAAATTGCTGCTAGCTTTCCATTTTCCTTCTGTGTCATGGACAAAGAGAA GGAAGGCCTCATCAGCAGAGAGGAGATCACAGCCTACTTCATGCGGGCCAGTGTCCTCTGCTCCAAACTGGGACTTGGGTTTGTCCACAAATTCCAGGAGACCACTTACATGAAGCCCACCTTCTGCGACAACTGCTCAGGATTT TTGTGGGGTGTCATCAAGCAAGGCTACAGATGCAAAG ACTGCGGAATGAACTGCCACAAGCTGTGCAAGGACCAGGTGGCATTTGAGTGCAAGAAGAACGCCAAAGTGTCCAATGCCACAGACAGTCCTACACCGAGCTCAACGCCCGTCACCGCAGGCACCTATGAGG GTTCAGAAGACTGTCCCTTCCCCTATCCACCTGATGACAGCAAAGACTGGAGCCCGGACTCCCCAGTCACCTCCACTCTGAGGCCCCGGAAGGTCCACAGTGGCACCCAGACAGAGCCGATTTTCGCTGCATCCCCCTCAGCCAGTCGCTCTCAGCCTGCACTGTTAGTCCCAGCAGCGCCCCCCCTCACCTCGTGTCCCAGCCCGGTACCCCAGAGGAAACACTGTGCCAAGTGGGAAAACAGAGCTTCTGTCATGCAAAAGCCTAAAgaatcagaggaggagagcaaacCTACATATGAATCTCTAGATTCAGTGCGTATCAAAACCAAAGTTTCCATTTTTCTCTACACGGTTCTTGAAGGCACCTCAGCTGTGTCAATACAAATCTTCTGTGTCTTTCCCAGGACAACCAGAGGCTGCAGAAAGCCAACGAGACACTACGGAGGAAGCTGA
- the LOC118116799 gene encoding RAS guanyl-releasing protein 1 isoform X2 has protein sequence MLPSRRTQMDSLVQPLVAQYLAMGCQSKENHQNESASPDEKGKDDAATPRCSSRARVSPPGRPHRFHRPSPAQTAPTKSMMSLGHLTKGASWEGIIQACLQSFDSNGCVCGSGHLLNITLTMHRLLISSSDLLDKLITLFKTAMDNEQATECQRICYLIRHWIQEFWMMFRLHHSLSDSMNQFRELIREQGQEHLCSLLETKWINERDWSWKASQKIKANSSKKRKVSLLFDHLEPIELAEHLTFLEFKSFCRISFVDYQNYIRSCCMKDIPAMERSIALCNGISQWVQLMVLSRPTAQLRAEVFTKFIHVAKSLHLMHNYNTLMAVVGGLCHSSISRLKDTTSHVPSEVTKVLNEMTDLLSSCRNYDNYRQAYSRCTGFKIPILGVHLKDLISVNEAMSDYVEDNKVNVQKLQAIYSHINELIQLQQIPPRLDANKDLVHLLTLSLDLYYTEDEIYELSYTREPKNCKAPPATPSRPPVVVEWASGVAPKPDRRTISKHVQRMVDSVFKNYDHDENGFISQEEFEKIAASFPFSFCVMDKEKEGLISREEITAYFMRASVLCSKLGLGFVHKFQETTYMKPTFCDNCSGFLWGVIKQGYRCKDCGMNCHKLCKDQVAFECKKNAKVSNATDSPTPSSTPVTAGTYEGSEDCPFPYPPDDSKDWSPDSPVTSTLRPRKVHSGTQTEPIFAASPSASRSQPALLVPAAPPLTSCPSPVPQRKHCAKWENRASVMQKPKESEEESKPTYESLDSVRIKTKVSIFLYTVLEGTSAVSIQIFCVFPRTTRGCRKPTRHYGGS, from the exons ATGCTCCCATCGAGGAGGACACAGATGGACAGCCTCGTTCAGCCGCTCGTCGCCCAGTACCTCGCCATGGGATGTCAGTCGAAAGAGAACCACCAAAACGAAAGTGCGAGTCCGGACGAGAAGGGGAAGGACGATGC AGCGACTCCAAGATGCAGCTCCAGGGCTAGAGTTTCTCCACCTGGACGTCCTCACAGGTTCCACAGACCCAGCCCGGCCCAGACGGCCCCGACCAAATCCATGATGTCCCTGGGTCACCTCACCAAGGGGGCGAGCTGGGAGGGCATCATCCAGGCCTGCCTGCAGTCCTTTG ATTCAAACGGTTGCGTATGCGGGAGCGGCCACTTGCTGAACATCACCCTCACCATGCACcgtctcctcatctcctccagcgATCTGCTGGACAAACTCATtactct ATTCAAAACAGCGATGGACAATGAGCAGGCAACAGAGTGTCAGAGGATATGTTACCTCATCAG ACACTGGATCCAGGAGTTCTGGATGATGTTCCGCTTGCACCACAGCTTGTCAGACAGCATGAACCAGTTCCGGGAGCTGATCAGGGAGCAGGGACAGGAgcatctctgctctctcctaGAGACCAAATGGAT AAATGAACGAGATTGGTCGTGGAAGGCCAGCCAGAAGATTAAAGCCAACAGCAGTAAAAAGAGGAAGGTTTCTCTTCTTTTCGATCACCTGGAGCCCATCGAGTTGGCCGAGCACCTCACCTTCTTGGAGTTTAAGTCTTTTTGCAGGATTTCA tttgtaGACTATCAGAATTACATTCGCAGCTGCTGCATGAAGGACATCCCCGCGATGGAGCGTTCCATTGCACTGTGTAATGGTATCTCCCAGTGGGTTCAGCTGATGGTGCTGAGCCGACCGACCGCTCAGCTGAGAGCTGAGGTTTTCACCAAGTTTATCCACGTTGCAAAG AGTCTACATCTTATGCACAACTACAACACATTAATGGCAGTGGTGGGGGGCCTTTGTCACAGCTCCATCTCCAGACTGAAAGACACAACCTCACATGTACCTAGTGAGGTCACTAAG GTGCTGAATGAGATGACTGACCTGCTGTCCTCATGCAGAAACTATGACAACTATAGACAAGCTTACAGCAGGTGTACAGGTTTTAAAATCCCAATCTTGGGCGTCCACCTCAAAGACCTTATTTCCGTCAATGAGGCCATGTCGGACTACGTAGAGGACAACAAGGTCAACGTCCAGAAGCTCCAGGCCATCTACAGCCACATCAACGAGCTGATCCAGCTCCAGCAGATCCCACCCAGGCTGGACGCCAACAAGGACCTTGTCCATCTGTTGACG CTGTCCTTGGACCTTTATTACACAGAGGATGAGATCTATGAATTGTCTTACACCAGGGAACCCAAGAACTGTAAAGCACCG CCAGCCACCCCCTCAAGACCTCCTGTGGTTGTGGAGTGGGCATCAGGAGTGGCTCCCAAACCGGACCGCCGAACCATCAGCAAACATGTGCAGAGAATGGTGGAC TCTGTGTTTAAGAACTACGATCACGACGAGAACGGTTTCATTTCTCAAGAGGAATTTGAGAAAATTGCTGCTAGCTTTCCATTTTCCTTCTGTGTCATGGACAAAGAGAA GGAAGGCCTCATCAGCAGAGAGGAGATCACAGCCTACTTCATGCGGGCCAGTGTCCTCTGCTCCAAACTGGGACTTGGGTTTGTCCACAAATTCCAGGAGACCACTTACATGAAGCCCACCTTCTGCGACAACTGCTCAGGATTT TTGTGGGGTGTCATCAAGCAAGGCTACAGATGCAAAG ACTGCGGAATGAACTGCCACAAGCTGTGCAAGGACCAGGTGGCATTTGAGTGCAAGAAGAACGCCAAAGTGTCCAATGCCACAGACAGTCCTACACCGAGCTCAACGCCCGTCACCGCAGGCACCTATGAGG GTTCAGAAGACTGTCCCTTCCCCTATCCACCTGATGACAGCAAAGACTGGAGCCCGGACTCCCCAGTCACCTCCACTCTGAGGCCCCGGAAGGTCCACAGTGGCACCCAGACAGAGCCGATTTTCGCTGCATCCCCCTCAGCCAGTCGCTCTCAGCCTGCACTGTTAGTCCCAGCAGCGCCCCCCCTCACCTCGTGTCCCAGCCCGGTACCCCAGAGGAAACACTGTGCCAAGTGGGAAAACAGAGCTTCTGTCATGCAAAAGCCTAAAgaatcagaggaggagagcaaacCTACATATGAATCTCTAGATTCAGTGCGTATCAAAACCAAAGTTTCCATTTTTCTCTACACGGTTCTTGAAGGCACCTCAGCTGTGTCAATACAAATCTTCTGTGTCTTTCCCAGGACAACCAGAGGCTGCAGAAAGCCAACGAGACACTACGGAGGAAGCTGA
- the exd1 gene encoding piRNA biogenesis protein EXD1, producing the protein MVVDDIQFMNILKGKRVKLTLKTSSYLGVVQRINPNKTLVLADVVSVSNGCRYPGSKIFFGREILNVEFHNETKRDSGSINDPRLEDQLNVEEFQPYRKTMIMDHDEEEEYINFVVIDEFHEKFGPAVMHIKKQSVISVGADGLEVLQNGRLCWLQIATRNKVYLFDILLLGARAFKNGLSMILENKQILKVMHDCRAIAGCLIAQFGVKLTNVFDTQVADVMCFYSETGGFLPDRVSTLQEVVSLHLKVPSSQLLSLQMKSQLTKDEREMWFKRPCPVTLLKVMALSVIHLQPLRLVLLDTLMIDYMTLVDSYLHSSHYEPDGLELVRMESVLELPTELKQLQQMHLERHKWAADHYPVTEQGLLARFKRQTKIPSQPSPATEEVSQTQTGSCEPATVESPSAAQLDRLSNQKPTPPQSVSSLDVHASPDLPPQVSPVSPLTVGIGRGCTDLLMNTIGRGRPVGKEQSAQYVLPAIGRGLFFQMPSAQIPGASTGDIKSPGGMETTPSWPGLTPSQWVTPAGTGATEIPKDTSGMRGDISTATPQSLSPSLGQLFRSFTG; encoded by the exons ATGGTCGTGGACGACATCCAGTTCATGAACATCCTCAAGGGGAAACGCGTCAAGCTGACCCTGAAGACTTCGTCCTACCTCGGCGTGGTCCAGAGAATAAATCCCAACAAAACGCTGGTTCTGGCGGACG TGGTTAGTGTCAGCAATGGCTGCAGATATCCTGGCTCCAAAATATTCTTTGGGCGTGAGATTCTCAATG TGGAGTTTCACAACGAAACCAAAAGGGACAGTGG AAGTATCAATGACCCCAGACTGGAGGACCAGTTGAACGTGGAGGAGTTTCAGCCGTACAGGAAGACAATGATCATGG ATCacgatgaggaagaggagtacATCAACTTCGTAGTCATCGACGAGTTTCATGAGAAGTTTGGGCCTGCT GTGATGCACATCAAGAAGCAGAGCGTGATCAGTGTAGGGGCTGATGGACTCGAGGTGCTTCAGAATGGGAGACTGTGTTGGCTGCAG aTTGCCACTAGAAACAAGGTATACTTGTTTGATATTCTGTTACTTGGAGCCCGAGCCTTTAAGAACGGCCTCTCTATGATCCTGGAAAATAAGCAAATATTAAAG GTGATGCACGACTGCCGAGCCATCGCTGGATGTCTGATTGCACAGTTCGGAGTGAAGCTGACCAACGTCTTTGACACACAA GTGGCAGATGTCATGTGCTTCTACTCAGAGACAGGCGGGTTTCTTCCTGACAGAGTCAGTACGCTGCAGGAGGTGGTGAGTCTCCATCTGAAGGTACCGTCCTCCCAGCTCTTATCACTTCAGATGAAGTCACAGCTCACCaag GATGAAAGAGAGATGTGGTTCAAGCGCCCGTGTCCTGTGACCCTGCTGAAGGTGATGGCTCTgtcagtgatccacctgcagcCTCTCAGACTGGTGTTGCTGGATACTCTGATGATTGACTACATGACGCTGGTGGATTCATACCTTCACAGTAGCCACTATGAACCTGATGGATTGGAGCTGGTCAGAATG GAGAGTGTGTTGGAGTTGCCCACAGAACtcaagcagctgcagcaaatGCATCTGGAGCGACACAAGTGGGCTGCAGACCACTACCCCGTCACAGAGCAGGGTCTGCTGGCTCGCTTCAAACGCCAAACCAAGATCCCATCCCAGCCCTCACCTGCAACAGAAGAGGTgagtcagacacagacaggctCCTGTGAACCTGCAACTGTGGAgtcaccatcagcagcacaactgGACCGTCTCTCTAACCAAAAACCCACACCTCCCcaaagtgtttcctctcttGATGTCCATGCCTCTCCTGACCTGCCACCACAAGTGTCCCCTGTCAGTCCCCTGACTGTGGGTATAGGCAGAGGCTGCACAGACCTACTGATGAACACAATAGGTAGAGGAAGGCCCGTTGGAAAAGAGCAGTCGGCCCAATATGTCTTACCTGCCATAGGGAGAGGCCTTTTCTTCCAGATGCCATCAGCCCAGATCCCCGGAGCGAGCACTGGGGACATCAAAAGTCCAGGCGGGATGGAGACGACTCCTTCATGGCCAGGCCTCACACCCTCCCAGTGGGTGACGCCGGCTGGCACCGGTGCTACTGAAATCCCTAAGGATACTTCTGGGATGAGAGGCGACATTTCCACAGCGACTCCCCAGTCCCTCTCACCTTCACTGGGTCAGTTGTTCAGATCCTTCACAGGCTAA